A window of Micromonospora sp. WMMC415 genomic DNA:
GCTGTCCGTCTGCTACGCCCGAGACCTTCCCTGACCCTGCCGCCGCACCCCAGCGGTCCGGTCCCACCACGGCGGGACCGGACCGTCCGGGCACAGTCAGCCGCGCCCGCACGCTCGGCACGTCCCCCGCCGCCGCAGGTGGTACGCGTACGTGGCCGCGCCGAGCGCAACGCCCCACAGCGGCCAGAGCAGCATCGGCGCCGACGCCATGCTGAAGCTCCCGCCGAGCCGCCAGAAGTCCGGGGTGCTCAGCAGGCCGAGAGTGGCGGCGGTGACGGCGAGCGCGACGAGGGTCGCCGGGACCACGGCGAGCTTCACCGGCACCGGCCGGCCAGCAAGCCCCGGCAGCCAACGCGGGAACCGCTCCCCCCAGCGCTGCACCAGCCCGAGGGTGAGGATCGCGCCGGCGGTCGCGAACGCGCCCAGCCCGGCACCGGCCCAGACCGCGCCGGTCTCCTTCAGCTCGTCGAGCATGTCCGGCGAGATGCCGAGCGGAACGCCGGCCGCCCAGGCGAACCGGGTCAGCGCGTACCCGAACGGGATGACCGCGGCGGTCCAGGCCGTCCAGCGACCCCAGCGGGTCGCGGCCGCCGTCGTGGCCCAGCCCCGGTCGGTGCCGCCGCGGCCGCACGCCACGCAGGTGCCAGCGGTACGCCGCTGCCAGGCGAGCACCGCCCCGGCGAGCAGCACGCCGCCCGCCAGCGCGGCGATCCGCGCGAAGAGCGCCCAGGTGAAGACCTCGGAGTAGTCCACCGGCGGCCAGCCGAACGGCGCGCCGACGATCAGCATGGGCGCGTAGCCGAGGAGGACCAGCACCCGGGCGTCCGGCACCACGACGGCCAGCACGAAGGCGACCGCCCAGCCGTAGCCGAGCAGAACCGCCCGCAGGAGGCCGGCCGGACGGGCCGCGCCGGTCATGGTGAGCGCGGCCACCGCGGCGGTGAGCAGCAGCACGGCGAACAGCGGCGGCCCGGCCTCGACGGGCACCAGCCGCAGCAGGTTGTTCTCGCTGCCGGCCGGGTCGTTCGCGCCGAACGGGTAGCCGGCGCCGGTGATCGTGGCGAGCAGGGCCAGGACGCCCCAGAGCCCTAGCCACCCGGCAGCGAGCGGGGCGAGCCGGTCGGGCCAGCGGGACGTCCGGGAGTGGGGGCGTGCGGCAGTTGTCGTCATGTCCTCAGCCTCGGCCGGAGCGCCCCGGAAACCCTCCCGGCCGAGGGGGAACCCGCTCCCCCGCCAGGGGGAGCGATCAGCCGGCGGGGGTGACGAACCCCGACTCGTACGCGGCGATCACCGCCTGCGTACGGTCCCGTACGCCGAGCTTGGCCAGCACGTTCCCGACGTGTGTCTTCACCGTCTCCACACCGACCACCAGCCGGTCGGCGATCTCCGGGTTGGACAGTCCGGCGGCCATCAGCCGCAGCACCTCGGCCTCCCGCTCGGTCAGCCGGGCGGCCGCGAGCCGGTCGGCGCCCCGGCTCCCGTACGCGCCGGCGAGCCGGCGGATCGCGGCCGGGAAGAGCAGGGACTCGCCCCGGGCCACCACCCGTACCGCCTCCACCACCTCCGCCGGCCGGGCGCGCTTGAGCAGGAACCCGCTCGCACCGGCGCGCAGCGCGTCGTAGACGTACTCGTCGTTGGCGAACGTGGTGATCACCAGCACCCGGGGCGGGTCGGCGGAGGCGGCGAGCAGCCGCCGGGTGGCCTGGATGCCGTCGATCTCCGGCATCCGTACGTCCATCAGCACCACCTGCGGGCGCAGCCGGGCGACCAGCGACGGCACCGCCGAACCGTCCGCCGCCTCGCCAACCACCCGCAGGTCGGGCTGGGCGTCGAGGATGGCCCGCAGGCCGACGCGGACCAGCTCGTCGTCGTCGACGATCAGCACGCCGATGGGCGTCACCGGGTTCCCTCCAGCGGCAGTCGGGCCCGGATCCGCCACCGGTCGGCGTCCGGCCCGGCCGTCAGCCGGCCACCGAGCAGCAGCACCCGCTCCCGCATTCCGTCCAGCCCCCGGCCGCCCCGGCCGAGCCCGGACCGGCGCACCGGGCCCAGCGCGTTGACCAGCTCCAGCTCCAGGGCGTCCGGCCCGGCGTCGACACGTACGGTCACCGGCCCTCGCCCGTACCGCGCCGCGTTGGTCAGCCCCTCCTGGACGATCCGGTACCCCTCCCGGGAGACCACCGCCGGCAGGTCGACCAGGTCGCCGCTGTGCCGCGCCTCGACCGGCAGCCCGGCCGCGCGGGTCTCTGCGAGGAGCCGGTCCAGGTCGGCGAGCGTACGCTGCGGCGCCGGCACGGCCGTACCGCCGCCGGTCTCCCGTAGCAGCCCCAGCACGTGGTCCAGGTCGTCCATGGCGGTCCGCCCCACCTCCTCGATCACGGTGAGCGCCCGCCGGACGAACTCCGGGTCCCGGTCCAGCACCTGCCGGGCGGCCCCCGCCTGGAGCGTGGTCACGGTCAGCGCGTGTCCCACGGAGTCGTGTAGCTCCCGGGCCAGCCGGTTGCGCTCGGCCAGCCGGGCGGCGCGGGCCTCCAGCGCGGCGACGCGTTCCGACTCGGCCGGCCCCAGCAGCACCGGCGCCATCGACGCGGCGAGGGCCCCGAGCCCGGCCACGGCGTAGCCGAGAGCGACCAGTACGACGACGCCGGCGACGCTGAGCCAACCCGTGTCCCGCCCGTCGAACGGTCCGAACCGGTCGTCGGCGGTCAGTCCGGTGTCGAGGCCGGCCTGGTGTGCGATGAACGCCAGCGCCATCGGCACAGCACTGAACAGGGCCGCCACCACCAGGCCGCCGCTGGCCAGGTGCAGCGCGACCCAGAGCGCGGACCGGAGCCGAGTCTCCCGGTCGGTGCTGTGGCCGGGTGCGGGATCGGGCAGGTCGACGCCGAGCAGGGAGCGGGCCGCGGCGATCTCCAGGGCGCGCGGCCCGTCGAGGAACACCGGCACGGCGGCGATGCCGGCCGCCACGGCCAGGAGCGCCAGCACCAGCGCCCGGGGAACCGCCTGCTGCGTGAGCAACTGCGCGAAGGTCACCGCCAGCAGCGCGTACGGCAGCGCCAGCACCCCACCGAGCAGCAGGAACACGCCACGCCGCCAGGTGCTGGCGGCCAGCAGCGGAGCGAGGACCGCGGGGGGTTTCACCGGCTCATTCTGCCGCCGACCCGCCACGCGGCGACTCCCCCACGTCGGGGAGGTCGGGCCCGGCGCACCCCGTCCCGCCGGCCGGCGGCGCGAGTAGGCTCATGATCGTGACCTACCTCGCCGCCGATGAGCGCTACGACACGATGACCTACCGGCGCAGCGGGCGCAGCGGGCTGCGGCTGCCCGCGATCTCGCTCGGCCTGTGGCACAACTTCGGCCCGGACCGGCCGTACGAGCGGCAGCGGGACATCGTCCGGCGCGCCTTCGACCTCGGCGTCACCCACTTCGACCTGGCGAACAACTACGGCCCGCCGCCCGGCGCGGCCGAGGAGAACTTCGGCCGGATGCTCGCCACCGACCTGAAGCCGTACCGGGACGAGCTGGTCGTCTCCAGCAAGGCGGGGTACCTGATGTGGCCCGGCCCGTACGGCGAGTGGGGCTCCCGCAAGTACCTGATCTCGTCGCTGGACCAGTCGCTGCGCCGGCTCGGCCTCGACTACGTGGACATCTTCTACTCGCACCGGTTCGACCCGGACACCCCGCTGGAGGAGACGATGGGCGCGCTCGACGCCGTCGTGCGCTCCGGCAAGGCGCTCCACGTCGGTGTCTCCAACTACGACTCGGAGCAGACCGAGCGGGCCGCCGCGATCCTGCGCGACCTCGGCACGCCGCTTCTGATCAACCAGCCGTCGTACTCGATGCTCAACCGGTGGACGGAGGCCGACGGCCTGCTCGACACGCTGGAGCGGGTCGGTGCCGGCTGCATCGCCTACAGCCCGCTCGCCCAGGGCCTGCTCACCGACCGCTACCTGGGCGGCATCCCGGAGGACTCCCGGGTCCGCACCAGCATCTTCCTGGACGAGAGCGACGTGAGCGAGAAGCACCTGGTGCAGGTCCGGGCGCTCGGCGCGATCGCCGAGCGGCGCGGCCAGTCCCTCGCGCAGCTCGCCCTCGCCTGGGCCCTGCGGGACCCGCGCATGACCAGCCTCATCATCGGCGCGAGCAGCGTCCCGCAGTTGGAGGCGAACATCGGCGCCCTGGCCAACCTCGACTTCACCGCCGAGGAGCTGGCCGAGATCGAGGGCCACCTCGCCTAGGGCGCCGGCTCACCATTCCCGTCGCCGGCCGGCCCGGTGGTTGCGTACCTCGCACCGCCGGCCGACCGGGACGGCGCCCGCGCGGCGCAGGCGCGCCGCGACCACCACGGCCAGCAGCAGCGTCAGGGCCGCGCCGGCGCCGCCGACCACCGGCCAGCCGGCACGGTCCAGGTCCGTCACCGAGGCCACCGGCACGCCGTCGGTCACGCTCTCCGATGAGGTACGCGCACCCGCGGGCCCTCCGCCTCCGACGGCTACCGGACCCGCCTTCGTGGCGCC
This region includes:
- the mgrA gene encoding L-glyceraldehyde 3-phosphate reductase encodes the protein MIVTYLAADERYDTMTYRRSGRSGLRLPAISLGLWHNFGPDRPYERQRDIVRRAFDLGVTHFDLANNYGPPPGAAEENFGRMLATDLKPYRDELVVSSKAGYLMWPGPYGEWGSRKYLISSLDQSLRRLGLDYVDIFYSHRFDPDTPLEETMGALDAVVRSGKALHVGVSNYDSEQTERAAAILRDLGTPLLINQPSYSMLNRWTEADGLLDTLERVGAGCIAYSPLAQGLLTDRYLGGIPEDSRVRTSIFLDESDVSEKHLVQVRALGAIAERRGQSLAQLALAWALRDPRMTSLIIGASSVPQLEANIGALANLDFTAEELAEIEGHLA
- a CDS encoding response regulator transcription factor, which produces MTPIGVLIVDDDELVRVGLRAILDAQPDLRVVGEAADGSAVPSLVARLRPQVVLMDVRMPEIDGIQATRRLLAASADPPRVLVITTFANDEYVYDALRAGASGFLLKRARPAEVVEAVRVVARGESLLFPAAIRRLAGAYGSRGADRLAAARLTEREAEVLRLMAAGLSNPEIADRLVVGVETVKTHVGNVLAKLGVRDRTQAVIAAYESGFVTPAG
- a CDS encoding sensor histidine kinase translates to MKPPAVLAPLLAASTWRRGVFLLLGGVLALPYALLAVTFAQLLTQQAVPRALVLALLAVAAGIAAVPVFLDGPRALEIAAARSLLGVDLPDPAPGHSTDRETRLRSALWVALHLASGGLVVAALFSAVPMALAFIAHQAGLDTGLTADDRFGPFDGRDTGWLSVAGVVVLVALGYAVAGLGALAASMAPVLLGPAESERVAALEARAARLAERNRLARELHDSVGHALTVTTLQAGAARQVLDRDPEFVRRALTVIEEVGRTAMDDLDHVLGLLRETGGGTAVPAPQRTLADLDRLLAETRAAGLPVEARHSGDLVDLPAVVSREGYRIVQEGLTNAARYGRGPVTVRVDAGPDALELELVNALGPVRRSGLGRGGRGLDGMRERVLLLGGRLTAGPDADRWRIRARLPLEGTR